A single Kryptolebias marmoratus isolate JLee-2015 linkage group LG16, ASM164957v2, whole genome shotgun sequence DNA region contains:
- the nt5c3a gene encoding cytosolic 5'-nucleotidase 3 isoform X2: MPQFEKPTVHMRDPERVEQIICGLIKGGASKLQIITDFDMTISKFAVNGKRCPTCHNIIDNCKLVTEECRQKLLQLKHKYYPIEIDPHLTMEEKFPFMVEWYFKSHSLLVEQCLEKDKLPEVVRESDVALREGYEQFFDRLHQHNVPVFIFSAGLGDVLEEIIRQSGVYHPNIKVVSNFMDFDDNGILRGFKGELIHVYNKHDGALRNTEYFKQLRDNGNIILLGDSMGDLSMADGVPNVENILKIGFLNDKVEERLDKYMDSYDIVLVKDETLEVPNAILQKVL; encoded by the exons ATGCCTCAGTTTGAGAAACCAACCGTCCACATGCGGGACCCTGAGAGGGTGGAGCAGATCATCTGTGGCCTGATCAAAGGAGGAGCTTCCAAACTTCAG ATCATCACAGACTTTGACATGACGATAAGCAAATTTGCTGTCAATGGCAAACGCTGCCCGACTTGTCACA ATATCATCGATAACTGCAAACTGGTAACAGAGGAGTGCAggcagaagctgctgcagctgaagcatAAATACTACCCCATAGAGATAGACCCTCACCTTACTATGGAAGAGAAATTTCCTTTTATGGTGGAATG gtacTTTAAGTCCCACTCGCTACTTGTGGAGCAGTGTCTTGAGAAAGACAAACTGCCGGAGGTGGTGAGGGAGTCTGATGTTGCTCTCAG GGAGGGTTATGAGCAGTTCTTTGATCGCCTGCATCAGCACAATGtgcctgtcttcattttctCTGCTGGTCTCGGAGATGTCCTCGAGGAAATCATCCGTCAGTCTGGAGTTTACCACCCCAACATCAAGGTCGTGTCCAACTTTATGGACTTTGATGACAAT GGCATCCTGAGGGGATTCAAAGGTGAGCTGATCCATGTGTACAACAAACATGACGGTGCCCTGAGGAACACGGAGTACTTCAAACAGCTGAGGGATAACGGCAACATCATTCTGCTGGGCGACTCAATGGGAGACCTCAGCATGGCTGACGGTGTCCCTAATGTGGAGAACATCCTCAAGATCGGCTTTCTCAACGACAAG GTGGAAGAGCGCCTGGACAAATATATGGACTCTTATGACATTGTTCTTGTGAAGGACGAGACTCTGGAAGTGCCCAATGCCATTCTTCAGAAGGTTTTATAA